Proteins from one Parvibaculum lavamentivorans DS-1 genomic window:
- a CDS encoding MFS transporter: MSPIVEGIVPGLQAPHDTQDGEPASNWAQGAWVLYEWANQTYFSLITIFLFPPFFTQVLAENPIQGQAYWGYVQAAAGISIALMSPLLGAMADAAGPRKPWIVFSTLFCAAGCFGLWFAVPGQPLLPVAIALVVAAIGMELTIIFANAMLPTIASDRRIGLLSGIGIGVGQLAAIVALVLVLLFLQLPGEVSAPFIPDEPLFGLSKEAHETDRIVGPISGLWFLIFMLPLLFLVPDQKTRGLSRRQAAKEGLFRLWQTLKSVKHFRNVGIYLAARMLFYDGMTAIFVFGGILAASLFGWGAMEMAVYGIWVTLFAAFGAFVGGWVDLKIGSKKTLIRALVGVIVTFLILLSFDRDRIFYVIEIPVAADAGTFTTLPQQLFLLTVGLFGMMVGPVIASSRTMMARIAPREMMTEFFGLFALVGKATAWIAPLLIGIVTEATQNQRYGLMVVVPLILIGLAGLFMVKEERSAAVVH; encoded by the coding sequence TTGAGCCCCATCGTCGAAGGCATTGTGCCCGGACTTCAGGCGCCGCACGACACGCAGGACGGGGAGCCGGCGTCGAACTGGGCTCAAGGTGCGTGGGTGCTCTACGAATGGGCGAACCAGACCTATTTCTCGCTCATCACCATCTTTCTGTTTCCGCCTTTCTTCACGCAGGTGCTGGCGGAGAACCCCATTCAGGGCCAGGCCTATTGGGGCTATGTGCAGGCGGCGGCCGGCATTTCCATCGCGCTGATGAGCCCGCTTCTCGGCGCCATGGCGGATGCGGCGGGACCGCGCAAACCGTGGATCGTCTTCTCCACGCTCTTCTGCGCCGCCGGCTGTTTCGGTCTCTGGTTCGCGGTGCCGGGCCAGCCGCTGCTTCCCGTTGCCATCGCGCTCGTCGTCGCGGCGATCGGCATGGAGCTCACCATCATCTTCGCGAATGCCATGCTGCCGACCATCGCCTCCGACCGGCGCATCGGTCTGCTCTCCGGCATCGGCATCGGCGTCGGCCAGCTCGCGGCCATCGTCGCGCTCGTTCTCGTGCTGCTCTTCCTGCAATTGCCGGGCGAGGTCAGCGCGCCATTCATTCCGGACGAGCCGCTTTTCGGCCTCTCGAAGGAAGCGCATGAGACGGACCGTATCGTCGGGCCGATCTCCGGCCTCTGGTTCCTCATCTTCATGCTGCCGTTGCTCTTTCTCGTGCCGGACCAGAAGACGCGCGGCCTCAGCCGCCGTCAGGCCGCGAAGGAAGGTCTCTTCCGTCTCTGGCAGACGCTGAAATCCGTAAAGCATTTCCGCAATGTCGGCATCTATCTCGCTGCCCGCATGCTCTTTTATGACGGCATGACGGCGATCTTCGTCTTTGGCGGCATTCTCGCGGCGTCGCTTTTTGGCTGGGGCGCGATGGAGATGGCGGTCTACGGCATCTGGGTCACGCTCTTCGCGGCCTTCGGCGCTTTCGTGGGCGGATGGGTCGATCTCAAGATCGGCTCGAAGAAGACGCTGATCCGCGCCCTTGTCGGTGTCATCGTCACCTTCCTCATCCTTCTTTCCTTCGACAGGGACCGGATTTTCTATGTGATCGAAATCCCGGTCGCCGCCGATGCAGGCACCTTCACCACGCTGCCGCAGCAGCTTTTCCTGCTCACCGTCGGCCTTTTCGGCATGATGGTCGGCCCGGTCATCGCTTCGAGCCGCACCATGATGGCGCGCATCGCGCCGAGGGAAATGATGACGGAGTTCTTCGGCCTCTTCGCACTGGTCGGAAAGGCGACGGCCTGGATCGCGCCGCTTCTCATCGGCATCGTTACCGAGGCGACACAGAACCAGCGTTATGGATTGATGGTCGTGGTGCCGCTGATATTGATAGGCCTTGCCGGTCTTTTCATGGTGAAGGAAGAACGTTCGGCCGCCGTGGTTCACTGA
- a CDS encoding TylF/MycF/NovP-related O-methyltransferase, which translates to MAKKSLSERLIRRFYYKYFARNILYELQMRARSQSADYAEAHMADAIIFEDAAKMLKYCVKHAPEGAVLEFGVADGGSIAEIASVHKGTVHGFDSFEGLPEDWSGHTEAAGTFDRGGTLPKVPKNVELHKGWFSDTIPVWKAAHPDPVGFLHMDCDIYSSTRDVLALMKDRLRPGTIIKFDEYFNYPNWQKHEFRAWQEFVAEHGVEYRYIAFTALHGRVAVEIVKI; encoded by the coding sequence ATGGCCAAAAAGTCGCTGTCGGAACGGCTCATCCGCCGCTTCTATTACAAATATTTCGCCCGCAATATTCTCTATGAATTGCAGATGCGCGCGCGCTCGCAATCGGCGGATTATGCGGAAGCGCATATGGCGGATGCGATCATCTTCGAAGATGCGGCCAAGATGCTGAAATACTGCGTGAAACATGCGCCGGAGGGCGCGGTGCTGGAATTCGGCGTCGCCGATGGCGGCTCGATCGCCGAAATCGCCTCCGTCCATAAAGGCACGGTTCACGGCTTCGACAGTTTCGAAGGACTGCCGGAAGACTGGTCGGGCCACACCGAAGCCGCCGGCACCTTCGACCGGGGCGGCACGCTTCCGAAAGTCCCGAAGAATGTCGAGCTTCACAAAGGCTGGTTCAGCGACACGATCCCGGTCTGGAAAGCCGCCCATCCCGATCCGGTCGGCTTTCTCCACATGGATTGCGACATCTATTCATCGACGCGCGACGTGCTCGCGCTGATGAAGGACAGGCTCCGCCCCGGCACGATCATCAAGTTCGACGAGTATTTCAACTACCCGAACTGGCAGAAACACGAGTTTCGGGCGTGGCAGGAATTCGTCGCCGAGCATGGCGTCGAATACCGCTACATCGCCTTCACGGCGCTGCATGGCCGCGTCGCGGTGGAGATCGTGAAGATCTGA